The proteins below come from a single Serratia fonticola genomic window:
- the grxB gene encoding glutaredoxin 2 produces MKLFIYDHCPFCVKARMIFGLKDLPVRLVTLLSDDEITPTSMIGKKMAPILQKDDGSYLPESMDIVHYVDNLDGKPLLTGKTNPAIAAWLQHTATYVNKLLLPRFANADFEEFATDNARRYFSDKKQAASGDFAVLLADSADLIAQLEEDLATLSPLIQSSEAVNGTLSEDDIHLFPLLRSLSIVAGVALPDNVEAYRNHMAQRVDIPLLFDMEQ; encoded by the coding sequence TCGCATGATATTCGGCCTCAAGGATTTGCCGGTGCGTTTGGTGACCCTGCTAAGCGATGACGAAATCACCCCCACCAGCATGATCGGCAAGAAGATGGCGCCAATCCTGCAAAAAGACGACGGTAGCTATCTGCCCGAAAGCATGGATATCGTGCATTACGTCGATAATCTGGACGGCAAACCGCTACTGACGGGAAAAACCAATCCGGCCATCGCCGCATGGTTGCAACACACTGCCACCTACGTCAACAAACTGCTGTTACCGCGCTTTGCCAATGCCGATTTCGAAGAGTTCGCCACTGACAACGCGCGCCGCTATTTCAGCGACAAAAAACAGGCCGCCAGCGGTGATTTTGCCGTATTACTGGCCGACAGCGCTGACCTGATCGCCCAATTGGAAGAGGATCTGGCCACGCTCTCCCCGCTGATCCAGTCATCGGAAGCGGTCAACGGCACGCTCAGTGAAGATGATATCCATCTGTTCCCGCTGTTACGCTCGCTGTCGATCGTGGCCGGTGTCGCCCTGCCGGACAACGTGGAGGCTTACCGCAACCACATGGCGCAGCGCGTTGATATTCCGTTGCTGTTCGATATGGAGCAATGA
- a CDS encoding ABC1 kinase family protein, which translates to MLKMFFVTARDRARLQEISSVLIRYGLQDVIRLLGLGKMLGGLRSGGVEVDNQTLPERLRAALEALGPTFVKFGQILATRTDLLEQRWTDELERLHSQATTLPWDKLAAQITADLGGDPQQVFAQFDPIPLAAASMAQIYRARLHSGESVVVKVLRPGLAKTIHADLRLLAYLAETVEQQSPALARYRPHQMVQTLATALNHELDLTHEGNNCDRVAEHFAKQPEVVIPKIYWQHSSKRLLVQQYLPGIAPENPQQLAAAGFDGPLLAQRGAQAFMTMVLEHRLYHADPHPGNVMALGDNHVGFIDFGMVGQLSERRRNQLLLLLQAIAERQSDGIVNTLIAWSDSQELDLTDLEQAAQNFLDKQASSTLTLGKALTDLLVMAREHQLPLPPDLVLLFKALITADGVLHRLDPAFDIVATLKPMLRQVMLQRYTPEALRRRALLLGGEALDAGEELPQAIRLLMRRLKQGKIDAEINVKNLGQLSKALERAAVTLAIAIVTAAFALGLAPYLMRSTSQLWGIPLFPALGGLTCLGGVVLLVWRLRR; encoded by the coding sequence ATGCTAAAAATGTTTTTTGTCACCGCTCGTGACCGCGCCAGGCTGCAAGAAATCTCTTCCGTACTAATCCGTTACGGTTTGCAGGATGTCATCAGGCTGCTAGGGTTAGGCAAGATGCTTGGCGGCCTGAGAAGCGGCGGCGTGGAGGTCGATAATCAGACATTGCCAGAACGTCTGCGCGCGGCCCTGGAAGCTTTAGGGCCAACCTTCGTTAAATTCGGCCAGATCCTGGCCACCCGCACCGACCTGCTGGAACAGCGCTGGACAGACGAGCTGGAGCGCCTGCATAGCCAGGCGACAACCCTACCCTGGGATAAGCTGGCCGCGCAGATCACCGCCGATCTGGGCGGTGATCCTCAGCAGGTATTTGCCCAATTCGATCCCATCCCGCTAGCCGCCGCCTCTATGGCGCAAATCTACCGCGCCCGCCTGCACAGTGGCGAGTCGGTGGTGGTGAAAGTGTTGCGTCCAGGGTTAGCCAAAACCATTCATGCCGATCTGCGCCTATTGGCCTATCTGGCAGAAACCGTGGAGCAACAAAGCCCGGCACTGGCGCGTTATCGCCCGCACCAGATGGTGCAAACGCTGGCCACCGCGCTCAATCACGAGCTGGATCTGACGCATGAAGGTAATAATTGCGATCGGGTTGCGGAACACTTTGCCAAACAGCCCGAAGTGGTGATCCCGAAAATTTATTGGCAGCACTCGTCAAAACGCCTGCTGGTACAACAATATCTGCCCGGCATCGCCCCCGAAAATCCGCAGCAATTAGCCGCCGCCGGGTTCGATGGCCCGTTGCTGGCACAGCGTGGCGCGCAGGCATTTATGACCATGGTGCTGGAACATCGGCTTTATCACGCCGATCCTCATCCCGGTAACGTAATGGCCCTGGGCGACAACCACGTAGGGTTTATCGATTTTGGCATGGTTGGCCAGCTGTCGGAACGGCGGCGTAACCAACTTCTGCTGTTGCTGCAGGCCATTGCGGAGCGCCAGAGCGACGGCATCGTCAATACGCTGATCGCCTGGTCTGACAGCCAGGAACTGGATCTGACCGATCTGGAACAGGCTGCGCAAAACTTTCTCGATAAGCAAGCCTCAAGCACCCTGACGCTGGGCAAGGCACTTACCGACCTGTTGGTGATGGCCCGTGAGCATCAGCTACCGTTACCTCCCGATCTGGTGCTGTTATTCAAGGCGCTGATCACCGCGGATGGCGTTTTACACCGCTTGGATCCCGCCTTTGATATCGTAGCCACCCTTAAACCGATGTTGCGCCAGGTGATGCTCCAGCGCTATACACCCGAAGCGCTGCGCCGTCGTGCTCTATTGCTGGGTGGCGAAGCGCTGGATGCCGGAGAGGAACTGCCACAGGCCATTCGTTTGCTGATGCGCCGTTTAAAGCAGGGCAAGATCGACGCCGAAATCAACGTCAAGAACCTCGGCCAGCTCAGCAAAGCTTTGGAACGTGCGGCGGTCACGCTGGCCATTGCGATCGTCACGGCGGCATTCGCACTGGGGCTGGCTCCTTATCTGATGCGTTCCACCAGCCAGCTGTGGGGCATTCCTCTGTTCCCCGCGCTTGGCGGGTTAACCTGTCTGGGAGGCGTGGTGCTGTTGGTATGGCGGCTGCGGCGATAG
- a CDS encoding lipoprotein — protein MKKILMGMAALVVAGTLVGCNQLTQYSVSEQEVNNYLQKHNDYQKQIGVPGLVDANIVLTQLQSQIGRTEPNKVTLSGNAKVNITSILGPQAADLQLTLKAQPVYDREKGAIFLKDMELVDYQVQPEKMDTVMKALSPYLNQSLKSYFDQKPVYVLNADKSKTEAMALKLAKGLEVKPGQLVIPFTD, from the coding sequence ATGAAGAAGATCCTGATGGGCATGGCTGCCCTGGTCGTTGCCGGTACGCTTGTCGGCTGTAACCAGCTTACCCAATACAGCGTCAGCGAGCAGGAAGTGAATAATTACCTGCAAAAACACAACGACTACCAAAAGCAGATCGGCGTACCGGGGTTGGTTGATGCCAATATCGTGTTAACCCAGTTGCAGAGCCAGATTGGCCGCACTGAACCTAACAAGGTGACATTGTCTGGTAATGCCAAGGTCAATATTACTTCGATCCTCGGGCCACAGGCCGCCGATTTGCAGCTAACGTTGAAGGCGCAACCGGTCTACGACCGCGAAAAGGGTGCGATCTTCCTCAAAGACATGGAATTGGTCGATTACCAGGTGCAGCCGGAGAAGATGGATACGGTGATGAAGGCTCTGTCGCCTTACCTGAATCAGTCGTTGAAATCGTATTTCGATCAGAAACCGGTGTATGTTCTCAATGCGGATAAGAGCAAAACGGAAGCCATGGCACTCAAACTGGCTAAAGGGTTGGAAGTGAAGCCCGGTCAGTTGGTGATCCCGTTCACCGATTAA
- a CDS encoding TorD/DmsD family molecular chaperone: MNEFSVVCRVLGTLFYRQPQDPLLEPLFTLIKEGKLQQHWPLEQDELLTRLQQHCTDPQLAADFNALFVGSECSVSPLRSSYVEGASEADVRVFLQQRGMPLGEAPADHFGSLLLAASWLEDQSQEDEVQAQITLFNEFLLPWCGRFLGKVEAHATSGFYRTLSEIARHAIAAMCDELAEYEQDEEGKDEQE; the protein is encoded by the coding sequence ATGAATGAGTTTTCCGTTGTCTGCCGGGTGTTAGGCACGCTGTTTTACCGCCAGCCGCAGGATCCGTTGTTGGAGCCGCTGTTTACCTTGATCAAAGAGGGCAAACTGCAACAGCACTGGCCGCTTGAGCAGGACGAACTGCTGACTCGTTTGCAACAGCATTGTACCGATCCGCAGTTGGCCGCCGATTTTAACGCTCTGTTTGTCGGCAGTGAGTGCAGCGTCTCACCACTGCGTTCGTCCTACGTTGAAGGTGCCAGCGAAGCGGACGTGCGGGTATTTCTCCAGCAGCGTGGGATGCCATTAGGTGAAGCGCCAGCCGATCATTTCGGTTCGCTGTTGTTGGCCGCCTCCTGGCTGGAAGATCAGTCGCAGGAAGATGAAGTCCAGGCGCAAATCACGCTGTTTAACGAGTTCTTGCTGCCTTGGTGTGGCCGCTTCCTGGGTAAGGTTGAAGCACACGCCACCAGCGGTTTTTACCGTACTTTGTCAGAGATCGCTCGCCATGCCATCGCAGCTATGTGTGATGAGCTAGCAGAGTATGAACAGGATGAAGAAGGGAAGGACGAACAAGAGTAA
- a CDS encoding phosphatase, with protein MYPVDLHMHTVASTHAYSTLHDYIAEAKHKGIKLFAITDHGPDMADAPHYWHFMNMRVWPRLVDGIGILRGIEANIKNLAGDIDCTGPMLNEIDLIIAGFHEPVFAPQDRAANTEAMIAAMAQGDVHIISHPGNPKYPVDIPAIAAAAAKYQVALELNNSSFIHSRKGSESNCRAIAAAVRDAGGWLALGSDSHVAFALGGFEHCERILEEVDFPQERVLNVSPRRILNFLEQRGRPAIAELADL; from the coding sequence ATGTACCCCGTTGATTTACATATGCATACCGTAGCCAGTACCCATGCCTATAGCACCCTGCACGACTATATCGCCGAAGCGAAACACAAAGGCATCAAACTGTTCGCCATCACCGACCACGGGCCGGATATGGCCGATGCGCCACACTACTGGCACTTTATGAACATGCGTGTGTGGCCACGCCTGGTGGATGGCATTGGCATTCTGCGTGGCATTGAGGCCAATATCAAAAACCTGGCCGGCGATATCGACTGCACCGGACCCATGCTCAACGAAATCGATCTGATTATTGCCGGGTTCCATGAGCCGGTATTTGCTCCGCAGGATCGGGCCGCCAACACCGAGGCGATGATTGCCGCCATGGCGCAGGGCGATGTCCATATCATCAGCCATCCGGGCAACCCAAAATATCCGGTCGATATCCCGGCGATAGCCGCAGCGGCAGCCAAATATCAAGTAGCGTTGGAGCTGAATAACTCTTCGTTTATTCATTCCCGCAAGGGCAGTGAATCAAATTGCCGTGCGATAGCTGCCGCAGTGCGTGACGCTGGCGGCTGGCTGGCATTAGGCTCTGACTCGCATGTGGCTTTTGCTCTCGGTGGTTTTGAACACTGCGAGCGTATCCTTGAGGAAGTGGATTTCCCGCAGGAGCGCGTTTTAAACGTGTCACCGCGCCGGATCCTGAACTTTCTTGAGCAGCGTGGCAGACCGGCAATTGCGGAATTAGCCGATCTGTGA
- the ghrA gene encoding glyoxylate/hydroxypyruvate reductase GhrA: protein MNIIFYHPFFDAQDWLAGMAKRLPQANIRAWQPGDNRPADYALVWRPPYEMLTNRRDLKGIFALGAGVDAILEQERQHPGVLPAGVPLIRLEDTGMAQQMDEYALAGVLRYFRRFDEYQLQQQQQNWLPLEPHQQSDFTIGILGAGVLGKSVAQKLVAFGFNVRCWSRSPKQIEHVQSFAGQPQLAAFLDGTRLLINLLPNTPETAGILNRQLFSRLVPGAYLINIARGAHLVEDDLLAMLAQGQLAAAMLDVFVNEPLPSAHAFWRHPRVTITPHIAAVTLPEQAMDQVSANLLRLEAGEQPAGLVDIQRGY, encoded by the coding sequence GTGAATATTATTTTCTATCACCCGTTTTTTGATGCGCAAGATTGGCTGGCAGGAATGGCGAAGCGCTTACCACAGGCGAATATCCGGGCATGGCAACCGGGGGATAATCGTCCGGCGGACTACGCGCTGGTATGGCGGCCACCTTATGAGATGCTGACCAACCGCCGCGATCTGAAAGGGATCTTTGCTCTGGGAGCTGGCGTAGACGCCATCCTTGAGCAGGAACGTCAGCATCCCGGTGTCCTACCTGCGGGAGTACCGCTAATCCGGCTGGAGGATACCGGCATGGCGCAGCAGATGGATGAATACGCGTTGGCTGGCGTATTGCGCTATTTTCGTCGTTTTGATGAGTATCAGTTGCAGCAACAGCAGCAGAACTGGTTGCCGCTTGAGCCTCATCAGCAAAGTGATTTCACCATCGGCATTCTGGGCGCCGGGGTATTGGGGAAAAGTGTGGCGCAAAAGCTGGTGGCGTTCGGTTTTAACGTCCGCTGCTGGAGCCGCAGCCCCAAGCAGATTGAGCACGTACAGAGTTTTGCCGGGCAACCTCAGTTAGCGGCGTTTCTTGATGGCACGCGGTTGCTGATCAACCTGTTGCCCAATACGCCTGAAACTGCGGGTATCCTTAATCGCCAGCTGTTTAGCCGTTTGGTGCCAGGCGCTTACCTGATCAACATTGCACGCGGTGCTCATCTGGTGGAAGACGATCTGCTGGCGATGTTGGCACAAGGGCAACTGGCGGCCGCCATGCTTGACGTCTTCGTCAACGAACCTTTGCCGTCCGCTCATGCCTTCTGGCGTCATCCCCGTGTCACGATTACCCCGCATATTGCTGCTGTTACTCTGCCGGAACAGGCGATGGATCAGGTTAGTGCCAACCTCCTGCGGCTTGAGGCGGGTGAACAGCCTGCTGGACTGGTTGATATTCAGCGTGGCTATTGA
- a CDS encoding dTMP kinase: MSRQLFVSLDGPKGAGKTTLLEAITKVLRADNKKVIRLCEKKSDPYRAETMALVNKHARNPTLDLELEVCERFADSRAWISQHVLTKQPPDSIILMDRWYPSDAAFRRMVPFAEILQLNIERNVRAPDLHVGVITAPDISWARAAARSRGLGSTVISKVEEHVACTRAFEREIANHGWVLCRNEGRIEDATMQVISEIYSMLGSTASAASNPYTRTSR, encoded by the coding sequence ATGAGTCGTCAGTTGTTTGTTTCTCTGGATGGGCCCAAGGGAGCCGGTAAAACCACACTATTAGAGGCCATTACGAAAGTATTAAGGGCTGACAACAAGAAGGTGATCCGACTCTGCGAGAAAAAAAGCGATCCATACAGGGCGGAAACAATGGCCCTCGTTAACAAGCACGCCAGAAATCCCACCCTGGATTTGGAATTGGAGGTTTGTGAGCGCTTTGCTGATAGCCGTGCTTGGATTTCCCAGCATGTGCTGACTAAGCAGCCACCGGACAGCATTATCTTGATGGATCGCTGGTACCCTTCGGACGCCGCGTTTCGGCGAATGGTTCCATTCGCAGAGATTTTACAGCTTAATATTGAACGAAACGTGCGAGCGCCAGACCTGCATGTCGGGGTGATTACTGCGCCTGATATTTCATGGGCAAGGGCCGCGGCTCGATCGCGTGGGCTAGGCAGTACAGTGATTTCTAAGGTGGAGGAGCATGTCGCTTGTACCAGGGCATTCGAGCGAGAAATTGCAAATCACGGCTGGGTTTTATGCCGTAATGAAGGAAGAATCGAAGACGCAACAATGCAGGTCATTTCTGAGATTTACAGTATGCTCGGATCTACCGCCTCAGCGGCTTCCAATCCTTATACACGGACATCACGTTAA